One genomic window of Carassius auratus strain Wakin chromosome 14, ASM336829v1, whole genome shotgun sequence includes the following:
- the LOC113113443 gene encoding protein FAM199X-like → MSEDVYEKFLAPEEPFPLLSQRGISSEDATLDASDFGFQLSSCHRTDPLHHFHSSRWHLTSCGTSVASSDCSEELFSSVSVGDQDDCYSLLDEQELFPEGSVCSDVSSSISTYWDWSDSEFEWQLAGSDITSGSDVLSDIIPSVPSSPCLLSRRRNKPHRNLDELPWSAMSNDEQVEYIEYLSRKVSTEMGLREQLDIIKIIDPSAQILPTDSEFIIELNCLTDEKLKQVRSYIREQSRRQQRSVKRSLASSVSAHSSSNTSITSSISSSSTSTTSSISRAHSDGNLASAAERIRDSKKRSKQRKLQQKALRKRQLKEQRQARKERLSGLFLNEEVLSLRVTQEEEEDHCDDLDVLM, encoded by the exons ATGTCTGAGGACGTCTACGAGAAGTTCCTGGCTCCAGAAGAGCCGTTTCCCCTGCTGTCTCAGAGAGGGATCTCCAGTGAAGATGCCACGCTGGACGCCAGTGACTTCGGCTTTCAGCTGTCCTCGTGTCACCGGACCGACCCTCTGCACCACTTCCACAGCAGCAG gtggcaCCTGACCTCCTGTGGCACCAGCGTGGCCAGCTCAGACTGCAGCGAGGAGCTCTTCTCCTCAGTGTCTGTGGGAGATCAGGACGACTGCTACTCTCTGCTGGACGAGCAGGAGCTGTTCCCCGAGGGCAGCGTGTGCAGCGACGTGTCCTCCTCCATCAGCACATACTGGGACTGGTCAGACTCAGAGTTTGAGTggcag TTAGCAGGCAGTGATATAACCAGCGGCAGCGATGTGCTGTCAGACATCATTCCCAGCGTGCCCAGCTCACCCTGCCTCCTGTCCAGAAGAAGAAACAAACCACACCGAAACCTGGACGAGCTGCCCTGGAGCGCCATGAGCAACGACGAACAG GTGGAATATATTGAGTATTTGAGTCGAAAGGTGAGCACAGAGATGGGACTGCGAGAGCAGCttgacatcattaaaataatcgACCCGAGCGCTCAGATTCTGCCGACAGACAGCGAGTTCATCATCGAGCTGAACTGCCTCACCGATGAGAAGCTCAAGCAG GTGCGGAGCTACATCCGGGAGCAGAGTCGACGGCAGCAGCGCAGTGTGAAGAGGAGTCTGGCCAGCAGTGTGAGCGCTCACAGCAGCAGTAACACCAGCATCAccagcagcatcagcagcagcagcacctcCACCACCTCCAGCATCAGCAGAGCTCACAGCGACGGGAACCTGGCCTCCGCCGCAGAGAGGATACGAGACTCCAAG AAGCGCTCGAAGCAGAGGAAGCTGCAGCAGAAGGCCTTACGCAAGCGTCAGCTGAAGGAGCAGAGACAGGCTCGTAAGGAGAGACTGAGCGGTCTGTTCCTGAACGAGGAGGTGCTGTCTCTCAGAGTCacccaggaggaggaggaggaccaCTGCGATGACCTGGATGTGCTGATGTGA